The Kitasatospora setae KM-6054 genome contains a region encoding:
- the mdlC gene encoding benzoylformate decarboxylase translates to MPAAARPPGTVRDAVVDVLRHHRAHVLFGNPGTTELPFLADLPPDLRYVAGLNESSVTAIADGYAQATGRPVLVNLHTAPGLGNAMGSLVNAYAAGSPLVVLTGQQRRDLIGADAILTNRNPVLLPLGAVKHAEEPAGAQDVPAALARAFHLAGLPPTGPVAVSVPMDDWDRPLRPAPATTAITTRVTGGATAPADVLEELADRLAAARSPALVVGPGTDDRRGYWAVAELADRLAAPVWVTPWAHRLGFPTDHPGFVGQLPLDSGPAAAALEPHDLVLVLGGPVFRYMFAEQWPALAPGTELVALTDDPGQAARNLAGETVLCDVPGTVRALCRALADRGSERPPGPPPARPPAEATPGYAQAALALHQVMPPEAVLVVEPPQSYEYLLRALPRTRPGSLYFAAACGLGFALGAAVGIQLAEPERPVVALVGDGAVQYNLQALWTAVLERLPITVLVVNNGGYGILKDFADRGRLSAVPALDLPHIDLTALARGYQVPALRVPADPARIAAALRTPLPPGPRLIEVVVPAR, encoded by the coding sequence ATGCCCGCCGCCGCCCGCCCGCCGGGAACCGTCCGGGACGCCGTCGTCGACGTCCTGCGCCACCACCGCGCGCACGTCCTGTTCGGCAACCCCGGTACCACCGAACTCCCGTTCCTCGCCGACCTGCCGCCCGACCTGCGCTACGTCGCCGGGCTGAACGAGTCCTCCGTCACCGCCATCGCCGACGGCTACGCCCAGGCCACCGGGCGCCCCGTCCTGGTCAACCTGCACACCGCGCCCGGCCTCGGCAACGCGATGGGCTCGCTGGTCAACGCGTACGCGGCGGGCAGCCCGCTGGTCGTGCTGACCGGGCAGCAGCGGCGCGACCTGATCGGCGCCGACGCCATCCTGACCAACCGGAACCCGGTGCTGCTGCCGCTCGGCGCGGTCAAGCACGCCGAGGAGCCGGCCGGCGCGCAGGACGTCCCGGCGGCGCTCGCCCGCGCCTTCCACCTGGCCGGGCTGCCGCCCACCGGGCCCGTCGCGGTGTCGGTGCCGATGGACGACTGGGACCGGCCGCTGCGGCCCGCCCCCGCCACCACCGCGATCACCACCCGGGTCACCGGCGGCGCCACCGCCCCCGCCGACGTGCTGGAGGAACTGGCCGACCGGCTCGCCGCCGCCCGCTCCCCGGCCCTGGTGGTCGGGCCCGGCACCGACGACCGGCGCGGCTACTGGGCGGTCGCCGAACTCGCCGACCGGCTCGCCGCCCCGGTCTGGGTCACCCCCTGGGCCCACCGCCTCGGCTTCCCCACCGACCACCCCGGCTTCGTCGGCCAGCTCCCGCTCGACTCCGGCCCGGCCGCCGCCGCGCTGGAACCGCACGACCTGGTGCTGGTGCTCGGCGGCCCGGTGTTCCGCTACATGTTCGCCGAGCAGTGGCCCGCGCTCGCCCCCGGCACCGAACTCGTCGCGCTGACCGACGACCCCGGGCAGGCGGCCCGCAACCTGGCCGGCGAGACCGTGCTCTGCGACGTGCCCGGCACCGTCCGCGCCCTCTGCCGGGCGCTGGCCGACCGCGGCTCCGAACGCCCGCCCGGCCCGCCGCCCGCCCGGCCGCCCGCCGAGGCCACCCCCGGCTACGCGCAGGCCGCGCTCGCGCTGCACCAGGTGATGCCGCCCGAGGCGGTGCTCGTCGTCGAACCCCCGCAGTCCTACGAGTACCTGCTGCGCGCGCTGCCCCGCACCCGCCCCGGCTCGCTCTACTTCGCCGCCGCCTGCGGACTCGGCTTCGCCCTCGGGGCCGCCGTCGGCATCCAACTCGCCGAACCCGAACGGCCGGTGGTCGCCCTGGTCGGCGACGGCGCGGTCCAGTACAACCTGCAGGCGCTGTGGACGGCCGTCCTCGAACGCCTCCCGATCACCGTCCTGGTGGTCAACAACGGCGGCTACGGCATCCTCAAGGACTTCGCCGACCGCGGCCGGCTGTCCGCCGTCCCCGCCCTCGACCTCCCGCACATCGACCTGACCGCCCTGGCCCGCGGCTACCAGGTCCCCGCCCTCCGCGTCCCCGCCGACCCCGCCCGGATCGCCGCCGCCCTGCGCACCCCCCTCCCGCCCGGCCCGCGGCTGATCGAGGTCGTCGTCCCCGCCCGCTGA